A part of Ancylothrix sp. D3o genomic DNA contains:
- the map gene encoding type I methionyl aminopeptidase yields the protein MARTETIEILSSRELDKMRTAGRLAAELLAHLEPMVKPGVSTLELNDEAERWTKAHGATSAPLGYKGYPKSICTSVNEVICHGIPNAKEVLKDGDIINIDVTPLVDGYHGDTSKTFFVGTPSPLAKKLVEVTEKCLMLGIAEVKPGARTGDIGAAIQEYAEAMGFSVVRDFSGHGVHRVFHTAPEILHFGKRGTGKRFRAGMVFTIEPMINEGTWEAEVQADGWTALTKDRKLSAQFEHTVAVTEDGVEILTLLP from the coding sequence ATGGCAAGAACCGAAACAATAGAAATACTATCCAGCCGCGAATTAGACAAAATGCGGACGGCGGGAAGATTGGCGGCGGAATTGTTGGCGCATCTTGAACCAATGGTTAAACCAGGAGTTAGCACCCTCGAACTTAATGACGAGGCAGAACGTTGGACAAAAGCTCATGGTGCAACGAGCGCACCCTTGGGTTATAAAGGTTATCCCAAGTCGATTTGTACGAGTGTTAATGAAGTGATTTGTCACGGTATCCCAAACGCTAAAGAAGTTCTTAAAGATGGGGATATTATTAATATTGATGTTACGCCTTTAGTTGATGGTTATCATGGCGATACATCAAAAACTTTTTTTGTCGGTACGCCTTCACCTTTGGCGAAAAAATTGGTAGAGGTGACGGAAAAATGTTTGATGTTGGGAATAGCAGAAGTTAAACCGGGTGCTCGCACCGGCGATATTGGGGCGGCAATTCAAGAGTATGCTGAGGCAATGGGTTTTTCTGTGGTGCGGGATTTTTCGGGTCATGGTGTCCACCGCGTTTTTCACACCGCGCCGGAGATTTTACACTTTGGAAAACGCGGTACTGGAAAACGTTTTCGTGCGGGGATGGTTTTTACGATTGAACCGATGATTAATGAGGGTACTTGGGAGGCAGAAGTTCAGGCGGATGGTTGGACGGCTTTAACAAAAGATCGCAAGCTTTCTGCTCAATTTGAGCATACGGTGGCGGTGACGGAAGATGGTGTGGAAATTTTGACTTTGTTGCCTTAA
- a CDS encoding glutamate-5-semialdehyde dehydrogenase — protein sequence MTAIELAIPSLVEIGRVTRDSARLLGVLSSEAKNAALEAIAASLEAEAEAILAANAADCEAAVAEGIAKPLYNRLKLDETKLKAAIAGVRDVGRLSEPIGEIQIKRELDEGLILKRVTCPLGVLGVIFEARPDAVIQITSLAIKSGNGVILKGGKEALRSCQAIVKAIHDGLKNTDVPANAVQLLTTREETLGLLQLDQYVDLIIPRGSNSFVRFVQDNTRIPVLGHAEGICHLYVDKLADIEKAVPVTVDSKTQYPAACNAIETLLVNREIAAKFLPLVAEALREQKVELRGDEATCEFIDAVPASQEDWMTEYSDLILAIKVVDSVEEAIKHINTYGSKHTEAIVTENAEIAKKFLAEVDAAGVYHNCSTRFADGFRYGFGAEVGISTQQMPPRGPVGLEGLVTYKYQVVGAGHIVATYAGKDAKPFTHKDL from the coding sequence ATGACGGCGATTGAATTGGCTATTCCTTCTCTTGTGGAAATTGGGCGAGTTACTCGTGACAGCGCACGTCTGCTTGGGGTGCTTTCTTCTGAGGCAAAAAATGCCGCGCTTGAGGCAATTGCTGCTAGTTTGGAGGCTGAGGCGGAGGCGATTTTAGCAGCAAATGCGGCAGATTGTGAGGCGGCTGTTGCCGAAGGTATTGCTAAGCCGCTTTATAATCGTTTGAAATTAGATGAGACAAAATTAAAGGCTGCGATAGCCGGTGTGCGCGATGTAGGGCGTTTAAGTGAGCCTATCGGAGAAATTCAAATTAAGCGCGAGTTAGATGAGGGTTTAATTCTTAAACGGGTAACTTGTCCTTTGGGTGTTTTGGGGGTGATTTTTGAGGCGCGTCCTGATGCCGTGATTCAAATTACGAGTTTGGCAATTAAGTCTGGTAATGGTGTTATTTTGAAGGGCGGAAAAGAGGCTTTGCGTTCTTGTCAAGCAATTGTGAAGGCAATTCACGATGGGTTAAAAAATACGGATGTACCGGCAAATGCTGTGCAATTGTTGACGACAAGGGAGGAAACTTTGGGGTTGTTGCAGTTGGATCAGTATGTGGATTTGATTATTCCTAGAGGTTCTAATTCTTTTGTGCGGTTTGTTCAAGATAATACTCGGATTCCTGTTTTGGGTCATGCGGAAGGAATTTGTCATCTTTATGTTGATAAATTGGCGGATATAGAGAAAGCTGTGCCGGTGACGGTGGATTCTAAAACGCAGTATCCAGCGGCTTGTAATGCTATTGAAACGCTGTTAGTTAACCGGGAAATTGCAGCGAAGTTTTTGCCTTTGGTTGCTGAGGCTTTGCGAGAGCAAAAGGTAGAATTGCGGGGGGATGAGGCTACTTGTGAATTTATCGATGCTGTGCCGGCTTCTCAGGAAGATTGGATGACAGAATATAGCGATTTAATTTTGGCTATTAAAGTGGTGGATTCTGTTGAGGAGGCAATTAAGCATATTAATACTTATGGCTCAAAACATACAGAGGCAATTGTTACCGAAAATGCCGAAATTGCTAAGAAGTTTTTAGCCGAAGTTGATGCGGCGGGGGTTTATCATAATTGTTCGACGCGCTTTGCTGATGGCTTCCGTTATGGTTTTGGTGCCGAAGTGGGAATTAGTACACAACAAATGCCTCCCAGGGGGCCGGTGGGTTTGGAAGGTTTGGTAACTTATAAATATCAGGTGGTAGGTGCCGGTCATATTGTCGCTACCTATGCCGGTAAGGATGCTAAACCTTTTACTCATAAGGATTTGTAA
- a CDS encoding 3'(2'),5'-bisphosphate nucleotidase: MSYQKEKQIAIDAAISAAKLCEQVRAAIPPAIEKSDKSPVTVADYGSQAIICKAVSEAFPEDPIVGEEDAAQLREPAMAENLTKVTNYVKEILPDATSEQVLDWIDRGNGKVAPRFWTLDPIDGTKGFLRQDQYAVALALVEAGDVKVGVLACPAFKLDSGEVGALFVAVRGEGAEMMPLAGGELRPIKVVSVDDVTNMRFVESVEAAHGDQDRQNAVAQAVGFTSASVRMDSQAKYGAVACGMAALYMRLPSPKTPNYRENIWDHAAGAIVVEEAGGRVTDMYGIALNFSEAVKMMNNQGVIVSNGAIHDAVLEIFREKMP, encoded by the coding sequence ATGTCCTACCAAAAAGAAAAACAAATCGCCATTGATGCCGCCATCAGCGCCGCCAAACTCTGCGAACAAGTCCGCGCCGCCATACCCCCCGCGATTGAAAAAAGCGACAAAAGCCCCGTCACAGTGGCAGACTATGGCTCACAAGCCATCATTTGCAAAGCCGTCAGCGAAGCCTTCCCAGAAGATCCCATCGTCGGAGAAGAAGACGCCGCTCAACTCCGTGAGCCGGCAATGGCAGAAAACTTGACAAAAGTAACAAACTATGTTAAAGAAATCCTACCTGATGCCACCTCGGAACAAGTGCTCGACTGGATCGACCGAGGCAATGGCAAAGTAGCGCCGCGTTTTTGGACACTTGACCCGATTGATGGCACCAAAGGCTTTTTGCGGCAAGACCAGTATGCCGTCGCCTTGGCGCTGGTAGAGGCCGGTGATGTCAAGGTTGGAGTTTTGGCCTGTCCCGCCTTCAAGCTTGATTCCGGCGAAGTTGGGGCGTTATTTGTGGCGGTGCGTGGCGAAGGTGCAGAAATGATGCCTTTGGCCGGTGGCGAGTTGCGTCCCATCAAAGTTGTGAGTGTGGATGATGTTACAAATATGCGATTTGTTGAGAGTGTAGAAGCAGCACATGGCGATCAAGACCGGCAAAATGCAGTAGCACAAGCAGTAGGATTTACATCAGCTTCCGTGCGGATGGATTCGCAGGCAAAATATGGCGCAGTTGCCTGTGGAATGGCAGCACTTTATATGCGTTTACCTTCTCCAAAAACACCGAACTATCGAGAGAATATTTGGGATCATGCAGCGGGGGCTATTGTAGTAGAAGAAGCTGGGGGTCGCGTCACCGATATGTACGGAATTGCCCTGAATTTTTCCGAGGCTGTAAAAATGATGAATAATCAGGGAGTTATCGTCAGTAATGGCGCGATTCACGATGCAGTTTTAGAGATTTTCCGCGAGAAAATGCCTTAA
- a CDS encoding zinc metalloprotease HtpX, with amino-acid sequence MSPNSVTLTAGIEAASQKRYFEAIEHLEMFCQSCADTRSKDYIQAQMWLVKAYQGYKQPEKALEICQQMATYENPQVKSWVEKIAAVLSTTVKSATPAKKQAGELFQAGNIAIKQRRYVEAIPLLEEYLQLCEDSNSQDYSQAQMWLVKAYQRTGHLEKALALCEQLQQNQNPLVQSWVQQTLPSLKKPKTGLPAENSQISQPENTNRFAKAGRAAKISVKLAMVGFAGSLGLASGVTLSLLFGMVLVLFLNLGLIWQSNNPSMGLGLAIIVTIVFNAVMFFLSPILMDLAQNWLYGTRWVNLSEIERKSPETAKVIRQVCQNKKLQQPRLGIIDDENPTAFTYGSLPNTARLVVSKGLFTYLDDDEIATVYAHELGHIVHWDFAVMTLAATLVQITYLVYSYGRRLKNYIDNKKIRDSIETAATMAYFFYLIGTYLTLYLSRTREYFADRFAAEVTGNPNGLSRALIKIAYGIVEEGQKAKEPSQLIEGTRALGIYDPKAAATSGTAYRIAAQPAQIGKVFLWDMFNPWGWWVELNSTHPLTGKRIRALTTYAEQLGLETEFDMARVVREGKKLSKKRLYGDFALDLLLFKSDFLVAVIGFALGLIMLFVAGNFKVFFWLWFTGIGLGMIIKAAFMFPQPPLAPKSDVLTLMSDPYASLLRGKFVQLDGELIGRGDAGYIAGSDLKIKDKTGLMYLRYASWLGPVGNFFFGTGLASSLIGEEVSAIGWFRRGVGPWVDLLKIKTDTGKTYNSYPRFWKLVMGVGFIFLGFVAPALF; translated from the coding sequence ATGTCTCCCAATTCGGTCACATTGACAGCAGGAATAGAAGCTGCAAGTCAAAAACGCTATTTTGAGGCTATTGAACATCTGGAAATGTTTTGTCAGAGTTGCGCGGATACCCGTTCAAAAGATTACATTCAAGCGCAGATGTGGTTGGTGAAGGCGTATCAGGGCTACAAACAGCCAGAAAAGGCATTAGAAATTTGTCAGCAAATGGCAACTTATGAAAACCCACAGGTAAAAAGTTGGGTAGAAAAAATAGCAGCGGTGTTGTCAACCACAGTAAAATCGGCAACTCCAGCAAAAAAACAAGCCGGCGAACTTTTTCAGGCTGGAAATATAGCAATCAAACAGCGGCGTTATGTGGAAGCGATTCCGCTGTTGGAAGAATATTTACAGCTTTGTGAAGATAGCAACTCTCAAGATTATTCCCAGGCCCAAATGTGGCTAGTAAAAGCTTATCAGCGCACCGGCCATTTAGAAAAAGCGCTTGCTTTGTGTGAGCAACTCCAACAAAATCAAAATCCTTTAGTTCAAAGTTGGGTACAACAAACACTTCCCTCTTTAAAGAAACCAAAAACCGGCCTGCCGGCAGAAAATTCGCAAATATCTCAACCAGAAAACACAAATCGCTTTGCCAAGGCGGGACGGGCCGCAAAAATAAGTGTCAAACTGGCAATGGTGGGGTTTGCCGGCAGTTTAGGACTAGCGAGTGGTGTTACCCTGTCGTTGCTTTTTGGCATGGTTTTGGTGCTGTTTTTGAATTTGGGTCTTATTTGGCAAAGTAATAATCCTTCAATGGGTTTAGGACTAGCAATTATAGTTACAATTGTTTTCAATGCAGTGATGTTTTTCTTATCGCCGATTTTGATGGATTTAGCGCAAAATTGGCTTTATGGAACGCGCTGGGTAAATTTATCAGAAATTGAGCGAAAAAGCCCTGAGACGGCTAAAGTAATTCGCCAAGTTTGTCAAAACAAAAAACTCCAGCAACCGCGATTAGGAATTATTGATGACGAAAATCCAACAGCTTTTACTTATGGGTCTTTGCCAAATACGGCTCGTCTGGTGGTTAGTAAGGGATTATTTACTTACTTAGATGATGACGAAATAGCGACGGTTTACGCACACGAATTAGGTCATATTGTGCATTGGGATTTTGCCGTGATGACCTTGGCTGCAACGCTGGTACAGATTACTTATTTGGTGTACAGTTATGGGCGCCGGTTGAAGAATTATATCGACAACAAAAAAATCCGAGATAGTATTGAGACGGCTGCAACAATGGCCTACTTTTTTTATTTGATAGGAACGTATTTAACGCTGTACTTATCGCGGACACGGGAATATTTTGCAGATCGTTTTGCAGCAGAAGTCACCGGCAATCCTAATGGGTTATCGCGGGCTTTGATTAAAATTGCTTATGGCATTGTAGAAGAAGGGCAAAAAGCAAAAGAACCGAGTCAATTAATTGAAGGAACTCGTGCTTTAGGAATTTATGATCCCAAGGCAGCAGCTACTTCGGGAACAGCTTATCGTATTGCAGCACAACCGGCCCAAATTGGTAAAGTTTTCTTGTGGGATATGTTTAATCCTTGGGGTTGGTGGGTGGAGTTAAATTCAACGCATCCCTTGACAGGAAAAAGAATTCGTGCCTTAACAACTTATGCGGAACAGTTAGGTTTAGAAACAGAATTTGACATGGCTCGCGTGGTGCGAGAAGGCAAAAAGTTGAGCAAGAAACGACTTTACGGAGATTTTGCTTTAGATTTGTTGCTGTTTAAATCGGATTTTTTGGTGGCGGTTATTGGGTTTGCACTAGGGTTGATAATGTTGTTTGTGGCTGGCAATTTTAAGGTGTTTTTCTGGTTGTGGTTTACCGGTATTGGCTTGGGAATGATTATTAAGGCGGCGTTCATGTTTCCGCAACCGCCGCTTGCACCAAAGTCTGATGTTTTAACTTTGATGTCTGACCCCTATGCTAGTTTATTGCGGGGCAAATTTGTACAGCTTGATGGGGAGTTAATTGGACGCGGAGATGCGGGATATATTGCCGGTTCGGATCTGAAGATTAAAGATAAAACAGGCTTGATGTATTTGCGGTATGCTTCTTGGTTAGGGCCGGTTGGTAATTTCTTTTTTGGTACTGGTCTTGCGAGTAGTTTGATTGGGGAAGAAGTGAGTGCAATTGGTTGGTTTCGGCGGGGGGTTGGCCCTTGGGTTGATTTGCTGAAAATTAAAACAGATACGGGGAAAACGTATAACAGTTATCCGCGTTTTTGGAAGTTGGTTATGGGGGTTGGGTTTATTTTTTTAGGTTTTGTAGCCCCGGCTCTTTTTTAA
- a CDS encoding Rpn family recombination-promoting nuclease/putative transposase: MKTDPIFYRLFQLFPSALLELIGRDPAEANVYEFTSVEVKQLAFRLDGLFLPATESPEFPIYFVEVQFYKENDFYFRFFGEIFLYLAQYKPKRNPWYAVVIYPTRDMEAEETLQYGILLESQRVRRVYLDELEELPENSIGLGIVKLVMTPAENTTEQARQLIDQTRQQLAGEDIQRDVLELLERVLVYKLPQLSTQELEQMFTLEDLKKTRVYQEVRAEVQVENVQRLLQIGLSLDQIALGLDLPIEEVRKIAEQSQS; the protein is encoded by the coding sequence GTGAAAACCGATCCAATCTTCTACCGGCTATTTCAACTTTTCCCCAGCGCCTTATTAGAATTGATAGGGCGAGATCCGGCAGAAGCAAACGTTTATGAATTTACCTCTGTAGAAGTCAAACAGCTTGCCTTTCGTTTGGATGGATTATTTTTGCCGGCCACAGAAAGCCCAGAATTTCCCATCTATTTTGTAGAAGTGCAATTTTACAAAGAAAATGACTTCTACTTTCGCTTTTTTGGAGAAATTTTTCTCTATCTGGCGCAATACAAACCAAAAAGAAATCCTTGGTACGCTGTTGTCATTTATCCCACAAGGGATATGGAAGCAGAAGAAACCTTACAATATGGCATTCTTTTAGAAAGTCAGCGTGTAAGGCGGGTGTATTTGGATGAGTTAGAAGAATTGCCAGAAAATTCGATAGGTTTGGGAATTGTAAAATTAGTGATGACACCGGCAGAAAACACAACAGAACAAGCACGACAATTAATTGACCAGACAAGACAACAGTTAGCCGGTGAAGATATCCAGCGGGATGTCTTAGAATTGTTAGAAAGGGTTCTTGTCTATAAATTGCCACAGTTAAGCACACAGGAGCTTGAGCAAATGTTCACTTTAGAAGACTTAAAAAAGACCAGGGTTTACCAGGAAGTCCGGGCCGAAGTCCAGGTAGAAAATGTGCAGCGTTTGCTTCAGATTGGCCTGAGTTTAGACCAAATTGCTCTAGGATTAGATTTGCCAATTGAAGAAGTAAGAAAAATCGCTGAACAATCTCAATCTTAG
- the mazG gene encoding nucleoside triphosphate pyrophosphohydrolase — MSNPHTGTLEALQKLIEVVAQLRSPEGGCPWDLEQTPETLIPYIIEEAYETVEAIRSKDKKAITEELGDLLLQVVLQAQIFSEYGDFTLAEIANGISEKLIRRHPHVFGDVTVNSVEEVRQNWEEIKASEKSEPALPPLSAKFSKYARTFPPLMAGMKISEKAAAVGFEWDNVEGVWAKLHEELEEFKYAVEHETKEQQQSELGDILFSLINLGRWHNLDPSAALQDTNQKFIARFSQVETFADRPLTEYSIEELEELWRKAKKLIAQQKQMKEKQI, encoded by the coding sequence ATGTCTAATCCTCACACCGGCACCCTCGAAGCTTTGCAAAAATTAATTGAAGTTGTAGCACAATTGCGTTCTCCCGAAGGCGGTTGTCCCTGGGATTTAGAACAAACCCCAGAAACCCTCATTCCTTATATTATCGAAGAAGCCTACGAAACCGTCGAAGCTATCCGCAGCAAAGATAAAAAAGCCATTACCGAAGAATTAGGAGATTTACTCTTACAAGTGGTATTACAAGCCCAAATTTTCAGCGAATATGGCGATTTTACGTTAGCAGAAATCGCCAATGGGATCTCCGAAAAACTTATCCGCCGGCACCCTCATGTTTTTGGCGATGTAACTGTCAACTCTGTGGAAGAAGTGCGGCAAAATTGGGAAGAAATTAAAGCCTCAGAAAAAAGCGAGCCTGCTTTACCTCCTTTGAGTGCTAAATTTAGCAAGTATGCTCGCACATTCCCCCCGTTAATGGCCGGCATGAAAATTTCTGAAAAAGCCGCCGCTGTTGGGTTTGAATGGGATAATGTCGAGGGAGTTTGGGCAAAACTGCATGAAGAACTAGAAGAGTTTAAATATGCGGTTGAACATGAAACAAAAGAACAACAACAATCGGAATTAGGCGATATTTTGTTTTCTTTGATCAACTTAGGCCGGTGGCATAATTTAGACCCAAGTGCTGCCTTACAAGACACCAATCAAAAATTTATTGCTCGCTTTTCCCAAGTTGAAACTTTTGCAGACCGGCCCCTCACAGAGTACAGCATCGAAGAATTAGAGGAATTGTGGAGGAAAGCCAAAAAGTTAATCGCTCAACAAAAACAAATGAAAGAAAAGCAAATATGA
- a CDS encoding metal-binding protein translates to MPSGRTHDRITLWTLPAITALSFAVTRSPTHTLLVAGGFLFSGLMFGPDLDLHSRPFTRWGLFRWIWIPYQQTLRHRSVFSHGPIIGTVLRVIYLAGWLAVFALFVWVAGQFAGSPWNWRETSQTLLETLQQYWPECLALFIGLELGAMSHSLSDVTGSAYKRFQRQGVQGLLSPKRKKRRPVRKKKSQKHNK, encoded by the coding sequence ATGCCCTCTGGTCGCACCCATGACCGCATTACCCTCTGGACATTACCGGCCATCACCGCACTCTCTTTCGCAGTCACTCGCAGCCCCACCCACACCTTACTCGTGGCCGGTGGCTTCCTGTTCAGCGGTCTGATGTTTGGCCCCGACTTGGATCTCCACTCCCGCCCCTTCACTCGCTGGGGCTTGTTCCGTTGGATCTGGATACCCTATCAACAAACTCTGCGTCACCGCTCAGTCTTCTCGCACGGCCCCATTATCGGCACTGTTTTGCGCGTCATCTACCTGGCCGGCTGGCTGGCAGTCTTTGCTTTATTTGTTTGGGTGGCCGGTCAATTTGCAGGATCGCCCTGGAATTGGCGAGAAACCTCCCAAACTCTCCTCGAAACGTTGCAACAATACTGGCCGGAATGCCTCGCCCTTTTCATAGGCTTAGAACTGGGTGCAATGAGTCATTCTTTAAGTGATGTAACTGGTTCAGCTTATAAACGCTTCCAACGCCAAGGCGTCCAAGGCTTACTTTCTCCCAAACGCAAAAAACGCCGGCCGGTTCGCAAAAAGAAATCTCAAAAACATAATAAATAA
- the ebsA gene encoding type IV pilus biogenesis protein EbsA, with the protein MTAQLDQLAPADPKLVNIYNPYYRDNKRTMLPKALTLYQHKSLEGTRKIQGGDPIPFVATWTTSVLPADQTLCRMQFDNSGEQLSYEVRMENHVFVDFLIELLDNFRRSRTVDFPIGFYRKLLSRD; encoded by the coding sequence ATGACAGCCCAACTCGACCAACTCGCACCGGCAGATCCCAAACTCGTCAATATCTATAACCCCTACTACCGCGATAACAAGCGCACGATGCTGCCGAAAGCCCTCACCCTTTACCAGCACAAAAGTTTAGAAGGCACCCGCAAAATACAAGGCGGCGATCCTATCCCTTTTGTAGCCACCTGGACAACCTCTGTGTTACCGGCAGACCAAACCCTCTGTCGAATGCAATTTGACAACAGCGGCGAACAGCTAAGTTATGAAGTACGCATGGAAAACCATGTTTTTGTGGACTTTTTAATTGAACTGCTCGACAACTTCCGCCGTTCGAGAACAGTAGATTTTCCCATTGGCTTTTATCGTAAACTCCTCAGCCGTGATTAA
- a CDS encoding radical SAM protein: MAPLVANYYLTYRCNARCHFCNIWALEPNNEADFATIQQNLTDLRRLGVKYIDFTGGEPLLRQDVGQIYTEAKRQGFVTSMTTNTILYPKKAKEIQGLVDFLNFSLDGPDADTHDQSRGVKIFDTLVESVKLAQSLGEYPVLNHTVTAQNYNRIDEVGELGKQLGVRVWLNPAFTAHENYNSKKNPTPDMVAAIEAGARKYSGLGYNKAALAFIEAGGNDTKNPRCKAVDAVIAISPDNKLLLPCYHFAQQGVPIDGKLYELYRESEEVEKFRQSQGKLSVCEGCTVWCYLIPSFFKGVDKYWFLNQVTYAGEFLARKRFLQGSLV; this comes from the coding sequence ATGGCTCCTCTGGTTGCAAATTATTACTTGACTTACCGCTGTAATGCCCGCTGTCACTTCTGTAACATTTGGGCTTTGGAACCGAATAATGAGGCTGATTTTGCTACTATCCAGCAAAATCTTACAGATTTACGTCGGTTGGGTGTTAAATATATCGATTTTACTGGTGGTGAACCGCTGCTGCGTCAGGATGTAGGCCAAATTTACACCGAGGCTAAACGTCAGGGCTTTGTTACTAGCATGACGACAAACACGATTTTATATCCGAAAAAAGCGAAAGAAATTCAAGGGTTGGTAGATTTTTTGAATTTCTCTTTGGATGGCCCGGATGCAGATACCCATGACCAATCGAGAGGGGTGAAGATTTTTGATACTTTGGTAGAGTCTGTGAAACTTGCTCAGTCTTTGGGTGAGTATCCGGTACTCAATCATACGGTAACGGCCCAAAACTATAACCGTATTGATGAAGTTGGCGAACTGGGCAAGCAGTTGGGTGTTCGGGTTTGGCTGAATCCGGCTTTTACGGCCCACGAAAATTACAATTCTAAGAAAAATCCTACCCCGGATATGGTGGCTGCGATTGAGGCGGGGGCGCGTAAATACTCTGGTTTGGGTTATAACAAGGCAGCGCTGGCGTTTATTGAGGCGGGGGGAAATGATACGAAAAATCCTCGCTGTAAGGCTGTGGATGCGGTGATTGCCATTTCACCGGATAATAAGTTGCTGTTGCCTTGCTATCATTTTGCCCAACAAGGTGTGCCTATTGATGGCAAGTTATATGAACTTTACCGGGAGTCGGAAGAAGTGGAAAAATTCCGCCAATCTCAAGGGAAGTTATCCGTTTGTGAGGGTTGTACGGTATGGTGTTACTTGATCCCTAGTTTCTTCAAGGGTGTTGATAAGTATTGGTTTTTAAATCAAGTAACCTATGCCGGCGAATTCCTGGCCCGAAAACGATTCCTACAAGGAAGTTTGGTCTGA
- a CDS encoding glycosyltransferase family 2 protein, with amino-acid sequence MPANSWPENDSYKEVWSDLASEDEGENLVPNPGNAPQSFYQGRRRKAAIVLTVVWSGTIALHLLSWGTWLVLGFTGIMVIHAVRVLRALPASVPVPLSDDTRDFWPSVSLLVSAKNEEAVIGKLVEGLCNLDYPPDLYELWVIDDASTDSTPELLDKLQKDYPQLKVLHRNAGSSGGKSGALNQVIPLTKGEFLAIFDADASVNPDLLRLVIPLFERPQVGAVQVRKAVSNPGVNFWTRGQVAEMALDSFFQQQRTALGGIGELRGNGEFIRRSALLRCGGFNEETITDDLDLTVRLHLDGWDIDFTLVPVYEEGVTNVRALWHQRNRWAEGGHQRYLDYWPLLFRNRLGFRKSWDMLMFWIIQYFLPMAAVPDSLMAVINSRLPVYSPISTLMLGMSLFAMFSGLRRIAKSERAIGDEDLRFNVLSGVMQTVRGMIYMLHWIVVMASVTARMSVRQKRLKWVKTVHQGKV; translated from the coding sequence ATGCCGGCGAATTCCTGGCCCGAAAACGATTCCTACAAGGAAGTTTGGTCTGATCTGGCGTCTGAGGATGAGGGGGAAAACTTGGTACCTAACCCTGGTAATGCCCCTCAGTCTTTTTATCAAGGGCGCAGACGCAAGGCTGCTATAGTTTTGACGGTGGTTTGGAGTGGGACTATTGCACTCCATTTGTTATCTTGGGGTACCTGGTTGGTACTCGGTTTCACCGGCATTATGGTGATTCATGCGGTGCGCGTTTTGCGTGCTTTACCTGCTTCGGTTCCGGTGCCTTTGTCGGATGATACCCGCGATTTTTGGCCTTCTGTTTCGCTCTTGGTATCTGCCAAAAATGAAGAGGCGGTAATTGGTAAACTTGTTGAGGGTTTATGCAATTTAGATTACCCGCCTGATCTCTATGAGTTATGGGTAATCGATGATGCTAGTACCGATTCAACCCCTGAATTGCTAGATAAACTGCAAAAAGATTATCCTCAGCTTAAGGTGTTACACCGCAATGCGGGTTCTAGTGGTGGGAAGTCTGGGGCTTTAAACCAGGTGATTCCACTTACTAAGGGTGAGTTTTTGGCGATTTTTGATGCGGATGCTTCGGTGAATCCTGATCTTTTACGTCTGGTTATTCCTTTGTTTGAACGTCCCCAGGTGGGGGCTGTGCAGGTACGAAAGGCGGTTTCTAATCCGGGTGTGAATTTCTGGACGCGGGGACAGGTGGCGGAAATGGCGCTTGATTCGTTTTTCCAGCAACAACGCACGGCTTTAGGTGGGATTGGTGAGTTGCGTGGAAATGGTGAATTTATCCGCCGGTCGGCTTTGTTGCGCTGTGGTGGGTTTAATGAGGAGACGATTACGGATGATTTAGATTTGACGGTGCGTTTGCATCTCGATGGTTGGGATATTGATTTTACGCTTGTGCCGGTTTATGAGGAGGGCGTTACGAATGTCCGGGCTTTATGGCATCAGCGTAATCGTTGGGCTGAGGGAGGTCATCAGCGTTATTTGGATTATTGGCCTTTGCTTTTTCGGAATCGTTTAGGGTTTCGCAAGAGTTGGGATATGTTGATGTTTTGGATTATCCAATATTTTTTGCCGATGGCTGCTGTTCCTGATTCTTTGATGGCTGTTATTAATTCAAGGTTGCCGGTTTATAGCCCTATTAGTACGCTGATGTTGGGGATGTCTTTGTTTGCGATGTTCTCTGGTCTTCGTCGTATTGCTAAGAGTGAAAGGGCAATAGGTGATGAGGATTTGCGTTTTAATGTGCTTTCTGGTGTGATGCAAACTGTGCGGGGTATGATTTATATGCTGCATTGGATTGTGGTGATGGCGAGTGTGACGGCTCGGATGTCGGTTCGTCAAAAGCGTTTGAAGTGGGTTAAGACGGTTCACCAAGGAAAGGTTTAA